The genomic DNA AACCGTTTGATGTTGTACTGGTTTGGAAATTATCTCGTTTCGCCCGCAATCGTGAAGATTCGATTATATACAAATCTCTTCTTCGGAAACGCGGCATTCAGGTAATCTCCATCAACGAAAATCTTGATCAAACTCCTGCGGGAATACTGCTTGAAGGTATGATAGAAGTAATCGATGAATTCTACTCGATCAATTTATCTCAAGACACTAAGCGAGGCTTGAGGGAAAACTCAATGAGAGGATTCTGCAACGGCGGTGCTCCCCCATACGGATATCGACATAAGCGTGTGATAGACGGCAATGCCACCCGGCTTACTCTTGAGATTGATCCGGACTACGCCTCCATTGTAAAGAAAATCTACTGCATGAGTTTAGAGGGGAACGGTGCAAAGGAAATCGCCAAAACCTTAAATGGTGAGGGGATAAGAACTGCCAGGGGTAATCTCTGGGATAGTTACGGAATCTTGCGTATTCTCAAGAACCCCATGTACATTGGTGTATACATCTATGCCCGACATCGGCAACTTAAACCTGGCGAAGAACGGTTTGAAATCAAGGGTAAACATCCTGCCCTTATAAAAGAGGACGATTTCAATACAATTCAGAAGCTGATCGAGAAACGATCTTTTAAAGGCAGTCATCCTCGGAGAACGGCATCAAATTACCTTCTCAGTGGGTTATTATATTGCGGCAAATGTGGGAAGGCTTTGCAGGGAGGATCAGCAAAGTCCGGCCAATATCAATACTACTCCTGTTATAATTACCTGCGTCGCGGGAAATCAGTCTGCGATTTAAAAATGATTGGCACTGAGACGCTGGAACGGGCAATTATAGACAAACTTAAGGAGCGCGTTCTAACTCCAGAACACCTTGCTGAATTACTTGAATTAGTTAATGCGGAAATCGAGTGTACACAGCAGACGCAAAAATCTGAAATTGATACGCTCAATAAGCAGGTTTCCCACAAGCAGTCAAAGCTTGACAGACTTTATGACGCTTTGGAATCTGGAAACCTCGATCTC from Candidatus Zixiibacteriota bacterium includes the following:
- a CDS encoding recombinase family protein: MKAVLYARVSSEKQAEKDLSISAQLKAMRKYATKHEYTIVKEFVDKAESARTADRPAFQEMISFARAKTKPFDVVLVWKLSRFARNREDSIIYKSLLRKRGIQVISINENLDQTPAGILLEGMIEVIDEFYSINLSQDTKRGLRENSMRGFCNGGAPPYGYRHKRVIDGNATRLTLEIDPDYASIVKKIYCMSLEGNGAKEIAKTLNGEGIRTARGNLWDSYGILRILKNPMYIGVYIYARHRQLKPGEERFEIKGKHPALIKEDDFNTIQKLIEKRSFKGSHPRRTASNYLLSGLLYCGKCGKALQGGSAKSGQYQYYSCYNYLRRGKSVCDLKMIGTETLERAIIDKLKERVLTPEHLAELLELVNAEIECTQQTQKSEIDTLNKQVSHKQSKLDRLYDALESGNLDLNDLSPRIKKLKAEIDQLQGKIGSIKFGSAASAQIRSISRAELRRYTDDLYSLLNEGEFFERREFLRSFIKRININYPQVEVMYTIPIMKKPPKKSEVLSIVAYGGADETRTRDSLI